From a region of the Pedosphaera parvula Ellin514 genome:
- a CDS encoding DUF1254 domain-containing protein yields MKTKRPHWKRSLGIAIMGLAFALTSDWLIPTVHAQEKTSDYTFKGGYPTSEAAQKAHENADFQRAVTAYRFWYPTVSCESIFNGNRANGFKDNESFIILSAGPRQVGFTLNSDTPYGSAAIDLKDGPMVIELPPGSYIGLVNDHNQGWVMDMGIPGPDAGKGGKHIVLPPGYDGIIPDEYHIGRSKSLKNLVAIRALPEKGDVQGAMNALRAVKIHPFSDANPRPMAAVDVTGKSLDVSCLKWEDNMQFWEVLHKVINSEPLTEEFRPMYGLLSAIGIEKGKPFAPDARMKGILERAAKAGRDQMLVAAFASARPDRMTWPDRKWEWIGLVPGSAQFETPSGMDLEARDRWFAQAIVTSPAMFRRSPGAGSLYWLGLRDSSGAYLDGGKSYKLTVPQPVPAKLFWSVTVYDAQTRSEVQTDQDKAALRSMFELKDVAGTAPVDLYFGPTPLAGQKGRWIKTVPGRGWFAYFRIYGPESPAFDGSWKPGDFEVQLSQQLQPTGAPTGRRKVPQ; encoded by the coding sequence GCGCAGCTTGGGGATTGCCATCATGGGATTGGCATTTGCGCTAACGAGTGACTGGCTGATTCCTACAGTTCATGCTCAGGAAAAGACTTCTGACTACACCTTCAAGGGAGGTTATCCAACTTCTGAAGCCGCGCAAAAGGCGCATGAGAATGCGGATTTTCAGCGGGCAGTGACGGCTTATCGGTTTTGGTATCCGACCGTTTCGTGCGAAAGTATTTTTAACGGAAATCGGGCCAACGGCTTCAAGGATAATGAAAGTTTCATCATCCTGTCGGCCGGGCCGCGTCAGGTGGGATTCACATTGAATTCGGATACGCCGTACGGGTCGGCTGCGATCGATTTGAAGGATGGTCCGATGGTTATCGAATTGCCTCCGGGCTCTTACATCGGACTGGTGAATGATCATAATCAAGGCTGGGTGATGGACATGGGGATACCGGGGCCGGACGCAGGCAAAGGAGGCAAGCATATCGTGCTGCCGCCCGGTTACGACGGAATAATACCGGATGAATATCATATTGGTCGCTCCAAGTCGCTTAAGAATCTGGTCGCCATTCGAGCATTGCCGGAAAAAGGGGACGTGCAAGGGGCGATGAATGCCTTGCGTGCCGTCAAAATCCATCCCTTCTCAGACGCTAATCCGCGTCCCATGGCAGCGGTCGATGTCACTGGAAAGTCCCTGGACGTTTCCTGTCTTAAATGGGAGGACAACATGCAGTTCTGGGAGGTTTTGCATAAAGTGATTAATTCAGAACCGCTGACCGAAGAGTTCCGACCGATGTATGGATTACTTTCGGCAATCGGCATCGAAAAGGGCAAGCCGTTTGCGCCGGATGCCAGGATGAAGGGCATTCTCGAACGCGCAGCCAAAGCCGGGCGGGATCAAATGCTCGTTGCTGCTTTCGCTTCTGCCCGACCGGATCGCATGACATGGCCAGACCGCAAGTGGGAATGGATTGGGCTTGTTCCCGGCAGCGCGCAATTCGAGACGCCCAGTGGCATGGATCTCGAAGCCCGCGACCGCTGGTTCGCCCAGGCGATTGTCACCTCGCCCGCAATGTTCCGCCGCAGCCCGGGAGCTGGTTCGCTCTACTGGCTGGGCCTGCGCGATAGCAGCGGGGCTTATCTTGATGGCGGTAAAAGTTATAAACTTACCGTTCCTCAACCGGTGCCCGCCAAACTCTTCTGGTCGGTAACAGTCTATGACGCACAGACGCGTTCCGAAGTTCAGACAGACCAGGACAAGGCTGCACTTCGTTCGATGTTTGAATTAAAGGATGTGGCAGGAACTGCGCCGGTGGACTTGTATTTTGGTCCTACGCCTCTCGCGGGTCAGAAAGGTAGATGGATCAAGACTGTTCCTGGAAGAGGCTGGTTCGCGTACTTCCGTATTTACGGACCGGAATCGCCCGCATTCGATGGTTCATGGAAGCCAGGTGATTTTGAAGTTCAGCTGAGCCAGCAATTGCAGCCTACCGGCGCGCCGACGGGAAGGCGCAAGGTTCCGCAATAG